One Roseimaritima multifibrata DNA window includes the following coding sequences:
- a CDS encoding DUF1549 domain-containing protein gives MMNRHKMIRSAIYTLAMAFAYSASLLSAADLLRIENGEAQGATQLIGEDARLQLIVSRTQANGIVADWTRNVRYDATPAGLVSIDATGMVTPLADGNVTITASADDGEQSTTTLTVTGTGQTQPVSFSGQVVPIFTKLGCNGGGCHGKIAGQNGFRLSLLGFEPEEDYKRLVAESRGRRVSLASPDRSLLLQKTVNAMPHGGGARTTTDSHEYRLLRRWIAQGMPFESGSAVSVTSIRAYPNVKRMLGDSAQQLAVIATYSDGSVEDVTRAAVYESNDTQMAEVSDTGLVQTAKLVGDVAVMARYQGHVTVFRAEVPLNIDAAYEFASEATNVVDQFVGKKLDSLGIPFSAQCDDPTFLRRVTLDLAGRIPTLAETNEFLADPSAEKRETLVERLLASDDYATLFARKWGVILRNRRSGGSLQVSNVLFHHWLSESFRNNKPYDQIVDEMLTASGTVFSNPATAWLDQVTDQNERVEDISQLFLGQRIQCARCHHHPYEKWTQEDYARMSAFFSTISKKTQGTDATFVTLIAAPSAKHPKTGQAVQPAGLDAEAIAIDTAMDPRKELSDWVTSPENPFFAKAFVNRYWKHFMGRGLVEPEDDMRVTNPPSNPELMDAMAESFVASGYDIKALVRLICLSRTYSASSNATEENVIDRRSHSRFYPKRLQAETLLDSIDAVTGSTTTFAGMPTGTRAVQLPDTGFDSYFLTVFGQPDSKTACECERSSEANLAQSLHLLNSEEMQKKLTTDNGRAASFAADNTRPVEAKVRELYKLALSREPADRELKSAIGYLGERHNQKEPWEDLIWALVNSKEFLFNH, from the coding sequence CTCATCGGCGAGGATGCTCGGCTGCAACTGATCGTCTCGCGAACACAAGCCAATGGCATCGTCGCCGACTGGACGCGGAATGTCCGTTACGACGCGACGCCAGCCGGTTTGGTTTCGATCGATGCGACCGGGATGGTCACTCCATTGGCTGACGGAAACGTCACGATCACGGCGAGCGCCGACGATGGTGAACAATCCACAACGACACTGACCGTAACGGGAACCGGTCAAACACAGCCGGTCAGCTTCAGTGGCCAAGTCGTGCCCATCTTCACCAAACTGGGATGCAACGGAGGCGGATGCCACGGAAAAATTGCCGGGCAAAATGGCTTCCGATTGTCGCTGCTCGGCTTCGAACCCGAGGAAGACTATAAACGGTTGGTCGCCGAATCACGCGGCCGTCGTGTTTCACTGGCCTCGCCCGATCGCAGTTTGCTGTTGCAGAAAACGGTCAACGCGATGCCGCACGGCGGAGGTGCCCGCACCACTACCGATTCCCATGAATATCGCTTGCTCCGACGCTGGATCGCGCAAGGCATGCCGTTTGAATCGGGCAGCGCTGTCAGCGTCACTTCGATTCGAGCGTATCCAAATGTCAAACGAATGCTGGGCGACAGCGCCCAGCAACTGGCGGTCATCGCTACGTACAGCGACGGATCGGTGGAAGACGTCACACGTGCAGCGGTTTACGAATCCAACGATACCCAGATGGCCGAAGTCTCCGACACGGGCTTGGTCCAGACCGCAAAATTGGTCGGAGACGTTGCCGTCATGGCTCGGTATCAGGGCCATGTCACGGTGTTCCGTGCGGAAGTCCCACTAAACATCGATGCGGCGTATGAATTTGCCAGTGAAGCAACCAACGTGGTCGATCAATTCGTCGGCAAGAAATTGGATTCCCTTGGAATCCCCTTCTCTGCGCAATGTGACGATCCGACGTTTCTGCGTCGCGTCACCCTGGATCTAGCGGGCAGGATTCCGACGCTTGCTGAAACCAACGAATTTTTAGCCGACCCATCGGCGGAAAAACGCGAGACGCTAGTCGAACGTCTGCTAGCCAGTGACGACTACGCAACCCTGTTTGCACGGAAGTGGGGCGTGATCCTGAGGAATCGCCGTAGTGGCGGTTCGCTGCAAGTATCCAATGTGCTGTTTCACCACTGGCTGAGCGAGTCATTCCGAAACAACAAGCCCTATGACCAAATCGTTGACGAAATGCTGACCGCCAGCGGAACCGTCTTCAGCAATCCCGCGACCGCATGGCTGGACCAAGTCACGGACCAAAACGAACGAGTCGAAGACATCAGCCAATTGTTCTTAGGGCAACGGATCCAGTGTGCACGATGCCACCACCATCCCTACGAAAAATGGACCCAGGAAGATTACGCTCGTATGTCCGCGTTCTTTTCAACCATCTCGAAAAAGACGCAAGGGACCGATGCTACTTTTGTCACCCTTATCGCGGCGCCTTCGGCCAAGCATCCCAAGACTGGGCAGGCGGTCCAACCGGCTGGGCTAGATGCCGAAGCAATTGCGATCGACACCGCGATGGACCCCAGGAAAGAACTTAGCGATTGGGTCACATCACCAGAGAATCCATTTTTCGCCAAAGCTTTTGTCAACCGATACTGGAAACACTTCATGGGTCGCGGCTTGGTGGAACCAGAAGACGACATGCGTGTAACCAATCCTCCATCGAATCCGGAATTGATGGATGCGATGGCGGAATCATTTGTCGCGTCGGGGTATGACATCAAGGCCTTGGTTCGATTAATCTGCCTTTCACGAACCTATTCGGCATCCTCGAATGCAACCGAAGAGAACGTGATCGATCGCCGCAGTCATTCGCGATTTTACCCCAAGCGACTGCAAGCTGAAACGCTTCTCGATTCGATTGATGCGGTGACAGGATCGACCACGACGTTCGCGGGAATGCCGACAGGCACCCGCGCCGTCCAGCTTCCCGACACCGGTTTCGATTCGTATTTCTTGACGGTCTTTGGACAACCCGATTCAAAAACGGCTTGTGAATGCGAGCGGTCATCGGAGGCCAATTTGGCGCAGAGCTTGCACTTGCTGAACTCCGAAGAAATGCAAAAAAAACTGACCACGGATAACGGTCGGGCGGCCTCCTTTGCAGCCGACAACACACGACCGGTCGAAGCAAAAGTTCGCGAGCTGTACAAGCTTGCGCTCAGTCGTGAACCCGCCGACCGGGAGCTGAAGTCGGCGATTGGCTATTTAGGGGAACGTCACAATCAAAAAGAGCCCTGGGAAGATTTAATTTGGGCCTTAGTGAACTCTAAAGAATTTCTGTTCAACCACTAA
- a CDS encoding c-type cytochrome domain-containing protein: MIRFSSLLTCVCIAGMIAMTANAESTTPDGAVSYAREILPILQQNCVACHRAKQAEGGLSLETVKALLVGGDSGVLWESTDPAASLLYTRLTDDNDPMPPEENTVGAKRLTENQLTRIRNWIAQGATIDQHSGADIDWQPVPETIRSSYSLAVSPDDQFVAVGHANRVELLDSRTGKVADTLVDDQLSQSGVADVDVIQAIAFSPLGDRIATGGYRTVRIWQRLPNTAEVPPALQRASGPVAFNPDHTAVAIVNAIGDVEVWDLESREKRISVPASASVADVAWGHQDSFVIGYETGDLAIHAATDGSPTAVLQLDHSIASVAQSPDGHTIASLGTEGQIRLFESQQPKPIPSLDAVKDATSIVFTSKNQLVVGSASGIATVIDHTSGKALHQFNHESPIVALATSHTNNRIATGGSDGQSKVWNLDDGKLLLTLSGDRKSRLRIQSLDDDLRREEAWLQTLEKQSEVLKKSLETEDAALAKVKEARENASKALAEKTKLRDETAKQIAATKVKIAEAKSQIEQANQTATKTEGLIATNKTQLEKTTAELQLLEKQAAMTTEEPAAKELANRVAEKKTQILAEQKTKTQSTEQLAAAKKLAAEANARVTAETAALEKQNAALVAAEKEVQAKQADLTERDQALVTTTKTRDLASLKIPEHQNIIRLRKNELGELKYRHTQLTANAALWPSVTSIAFSPDDLSIAVVDAKGGVRTFDGQTGAPIDRDQLSDSRSATFSSGAQWVDGDRLVVHDPFGPPQVIALQHRWKLIQSIGGIDSELIADRVTALDFRGDGESIAIGSGTPSRDGQVIIVATATGEVLRRFDNVHSDSVLAVRFSPDDRVLATASADKTIRLLDVQSEKVIGALDGHTHHVLSISWKNDGRILASGSADQTIKTWDVGTMQRIRTIGGFPDEVTSIAFIGDGTRVVSSTANGQVRVHESSTGAQVSATAAPGDFLFATGITADGTRVFSAGQKGSVNVWETEGLKSIGTW, from the coding sequence ATGATACGTTTTTCGTCGCTGCTGACATGCGTTTGTATCGCTGGCATGATTGCGATGACCGCAAACGCCGAATCAACGACGCCAGACGGTGCGGTCAGTTACGCACGAGAAATCCTGCCAATACTGCAGCAAAACTGTGTCGCCTGCCACCGCGCCAAACAAGCCGAAGGGGGCCTGTCACTTGAAACGGTCAAGGCATTGCTGGTCGGTGGCGATAGTGGCGTGCTGTGGGAAAGTACTGACCCGGCCGCCAGCCTGCTGTACACCAGACTCACCGACGACAACGACCCGATGCCGCCGGAGGAGAATACCGTCGGCGCGAAAAGATTGACCGAGAATCAGCTGACGCGGATCCGCAATTGGATCGCACAAGGTGCAACGATCGATCAGCATTCGGGCGCCGATATCGATTGGCAACCGGTTCCCGAGACCATTCGCAGCAGTTATTCGCTCGCGGTTTCGCCCGACGATCAATTCGTTGCGGTTGGGCATGCCAATCGAGTCGAACTGCTGGATTCCCGAACGGGAAAAGTTGCCGACACTCTGGTGGATGATCAACTGTCACAATCAGGCGTTGCGGATGTCGATGTCATTCAGGCGATCGCATTTTCTCCGCTCGGAGATCGGATCGCCACCGGAGGATATCGCACGGTGCGAATCTGGCAAAGACTACCGAACACCGCCGAGGTACCGCCCGCACTGCAGCGAGCAAGCGGGCCGGTCGCCTTCAATCCCGATCATACGGCCGTGGCAATCGTCAACGCGATCGGTGATGTGGAAGTCTGGGATTTAGAGTCCCGCGAAAAGCGAATTTCGGTTCCTGCGTCGGCCTCTGTTGCAGACGTGGCCTGGGGGCATCAGGATTCTTTCGTGATCGGTTACGAAACGGGTGACCTGGCCATTCACGCAGCGACAGACGGATCGCCCACTGCGGTCCTGCAGTTAGATCACTCCATTGCCTCCGTCGCACAAAGTCCCGACGGGCATACAATTGCTTCACTCGGTACGGAGGGGCAAATCCGTCTGTTCGAATCGCAACAACCAAAACCAATCCCTTCGCTTGATGCAGTCAAAGACGCAACGTCGATCGTCTTTACGTCAAAGAATCAATTGGTCGTTGGATCTGCATCCGGGATCGCGACGGTCATCGATCACACATCGGGCAAAGCCCTTCACCAATTCAATCACGAATCGCCAATCGTCGCGCTAGCAACCAGTCACACGAATAACCGAATCGCGACCGGTGGCAGCGATGGCCAATCCAAGGTCTGGAATCTTGATGACGGAAAACTGCTTTTAACTCTCTCGGGTGATCGAAAGTCACGGCTAAGAATCCAGTCACTTGATGATGACCTGCGGCGAGAAGAAGCGTGGCTTCAGACGTTGGAAAAGCAATCCGAAGTGTTAAAGAAGTCGCTGGAAACCGAAGACGCCGCGCTTGCGAAAGTAAAAGAAGCGCGCGAGAACGCCAGCAAAGCCCTGGCAGAAAAGACGAAACTACGCGACGAAACAGCCAAACAAATCGCCGCGACCAAGGTCAAAATTGCCGAAGCGAAGTCGCAGATTGAACAAGCAAATCAAACAGCGACGAAAACAGAAGGCTTGATCGCAACAAACAAAACGCAACTGGAGAAAACCACCGCGGAGTTACAACTGCTGGAGAAACAGGCCGCAATGACCACGGAAGAGCCGGCTGCGAAAGAACTTGCCAATCGTGTGGCCGAAAAGAAAACGCAAATACTGGCCGAACAAAAAACGAAGACACAGTCGACCGAACAACTTGCCGCGGCAAAGAAACTTGCTGCCGAGGCGAATGCGAGGGTGACCGCAGAAACGGCTGCATTGGAAAAGCAAAACGCCGCGTTGGTGGCGGCCGAGAAAGAGGTTCAAGCAAAACAGGCCGATCTGACGGAACGTGACCAAGCATTGGTTACCACCACTAAAACGCGTGATCTTGCGTCGCTAAAGATCCCTGAACATCAAAACATCATTCGGCTGCGCAAAAACGAACTTGGCGAGCTAAAGTACCGGCACACGCAACTAACAGCAAACGCTGCCCTTTGGCCTAGCGTGACGTCGATCGCATTTTCACCTGACGATTTGAGCATCGCGGTAGTCGATGCAAAAGGTGGCGTCCGAACCTTTGATGGACAGACGGGAGCACCGATTGACCGAGACCAGCTGAGCGATTCAAGATCAGCGACGTTTTCATCGGGGGCGCAGTGGGTCGACGGAGATCGATTGGTGGTCCATGATCCATTTGGTCCACCGCAGGTAATCGCGTTACAGCACCGGTGGAAACTGATTCAGTCGATCGGAGGAATCGATTCTGAACTGATTGCGGACCGAGTCACCGCATTAGATTTTCGCGGCGATGGTGAATCCATCGCAATCGGCAGTGGTACCCCCAGTCGTGACGGACAAGTGATCATCGTCGCAACGGCGACCGGTGAAGTGCTGCGGCGGTTCGACAACGTTCACAGCGACTCCGTACTGGCAGTCCGGTTTTCACCAGATGATCGCGTCTTGGCAACCGCGTCGGCCGATAAGACGATTCGATTGCTGGACGTTCAATCCGAAAAGGTAATCGGTGCGTTAGATGGGCATACGCACCATGTTCTATCGATTTCATGGAAGAATGACGGACGGATACTTGCCAGCGGCAGCGCCGACCAGACAATCAAAACTTGGGACGTCGGAACGATGCAACGGATTCGAACCATCGGCGGGTTTCCTGACGAAGTCACTTCGATTGCCTTTATCGGAGACGGCACACGAGTGGTCAGTTCCACTGCGAATGGCCAGGTTCGCGTTCACGAGTCGAGTACCGGGGCGCAGGTGTCGGCAACCGCGGCGCCGGGTGATTTTCTGTTTGCAACAGGCATCACCGCCGATGGAACGCGAGTTTTTTCCGCCGGACAGAAAGGGAGCGTCAACGTCTGGGAAACCGAAGGCTTGAAAAGCATCGGCACCTGGTAG
- a CDS encoding EamA family transporter produces the protein MNFWHGMTTSWQFWAMLSALAAALTAIFAKLGVKGIPPDVATFIRTLVILAFVSTLLCISGQFALVKSIPRRGVAFLILSGLATGGSWICYFRALDIGKAGQVASIDKLSVVLVAIIAFLFLHERLSLTATIGVALITIGAICVAVAD, from the coding sequence ATGAACTTTTGGCACGGAATGACGACTAGTTGGCAGTTCTGGGCAATGTTGTCTGCGCTAGCCGCTGCGCTGACGGCGATTTTTGCCAAACTTGGGGTCAAAGGGATTCCGCCAGACGTGGCGACCTTCATAAGAACACTTGTCATTCTCGCATTCGTTTCGACCTTGCTGTGCATTAGCGGACAGTTTGCACTCGTGAAATCGATACCGCGGCGAGGCGTGGCATTTCTAATACTGTCGGGCCTGGCCACTGGCGGGAGTTGGATCTGCTATTTCCGAGCCCTAGATATCGGCAAGGCGGGGCAAGTCGCCAGCATCGACAAATTGAGTGTCGTCCTGGTCGCGATCATTGCATTTCTGTTTCTACATGAACGGCTTTCTCTGACAGCTACTATCGGAGTTGCTCTCATCACCATCGGGGCGATCTGTGTTGCAGTGGCCGACTAA
- a CDS encoding BatD family protein, which yields MKPLLPALALTALLTATATAANVDTRLSTREAFVGSPVALQISISDASDFEQPTPPAIDGCDVRSAGSPSQSSRITIINGRRSETRSVTMQYLITPRREGTFTIPAMTFSVDGKPVTTQPERFIATRSETGDLMFVEIEGGKQKVFVGQPLDLKLKIWLRPFRDPKSGHTLSEGDMWNMISDSTSWGGFTAKMKELAENSQRPGGREVLRMVPQGKSTHATRSNSRAETEDQRSSAKTGDNEAVEHAYYLYEIDATVYPKRAGEIDAADVQIVVNYPTAIGKSRSSFGSLFGDDAFAGNSPMSRMMNDEFFGSAFGNRLAVTASRPIVGEVSVDATEVLPIPTEGRPADYRGAVGRYEIVSHATPTTVDAGDPITLNIGILGTGPMELVQAPPLYELPELTADFKVADESLAGFVQDDTKVFSTTIRPRREGIQEIPPIRFSFFDPDTESFQTVMSDPISITVNKSEMLALDAIVGNGRKTKSGTTGPVVDPEQPDFANHNDATVVVSHAPVKPWNWLSLFLIAPPVVWLTLAILKYRDLIVRRFPSFRSAKNRCMAAIERGRDVDAIADAVVAYVLAEGRKYSRTTIDAQAGDSRRAAREIEAVGHLRTAGLYDLAGEVESFLAVARKPSGSMSDTTVREDALRQSALELVDRIDAARSARQVMNVRRSTPRRFKKRALTQTAAMLLAFSVIGWASEASAAVALSSTQKTTILAEADAAYTEGLEIAETDSADAKELFATAMTKYQLLVDSDVRNADLFINLGNASMQSGKLGLAIANYEKALQLDPGNKQARKNLAFADKLVSGTTTSDQPHAESMLTLPENLRSVARWVLGISSVAFWGLLILRLVYLQFPVWKYAVVPLALLLLCGGALFWSPAQTQPSFNAIIVAGNVSLRSGDGAGFDPVTTIEEAQGHRVERLATRGDWAQVKTADGHIGWILRKDIASLDEGSPAV from the coding sequence ATGAAACCTCTTCTACCTGCACTCGCACTGACTGCCCTGTTGACCGCGACCGCAACTGCGGCGAACGTTGATACGCGATTGTCGACTCGCGAAGCCTTTGTCGGTTCACCCGTGGCGTTGCAAATCTCGATCTCCGACGCGTCCGATTTCGAACAGCCAACTCCTCCGGCTATCGACGGTTGTGATGTCCGTTCGGCCGGTTCGCCTTCGCAGAGCTCGCGGATCACGATCATCAACGGTCGCCGCAGCGAAACCCGTAGCGTCACGATGCAGTATCTGATCACACCACGGCGTGAAGGGACGTTCACGATCCCCGCGATGACCTTCAGCGTCGACGGCAAACCGGTGACGACTCAGCCAGAACGGTTCATTGCGACGAGAAGTGAAACCGGCGATTTGATGTTTGTTGAAATCGAAGGGGGAAAGCAAAAGGTATTTGTCGGACAACCGCTCGATTTGAAATTGAAAATCTGGCTTCGCCCATTCCGTGATCCAAAATCGGGGCATACGCTCAGCGAAGGTGATATGTGGAACATGATTTCGGATTCGACATCGTGGGGCGGGTTCACAGCCAAAATGAAGGAATTAGCGGAAAACAGCCAACGCCCCGGCGGACGCGAAGTGTTAAGGATGGTTCCTCAAGGAAAAAGCACGCATGCTACTCGGTCGAATTCGAGGGCCGAGACCGAAGACCAGCGTTCTTCCGCAAAGACGGGAGATAATGAAGCGGTCGAGCATGCTTACTACCTCTACGAAATCGATGCTACCGTGTACCCCAAACGTGCGGGGGAAATCGACGCGGCGGATGTGCAGATTGTTGTCAACTATCCGACCGCAATCGGGAAATCGCGTTCTTCCTTTGGCAGCCTGTTTGGTGACGATGCCTTTGCGGGTAATTCGCCGATGTCACGTATGATGAACGACGAATTTTTTGGCTCTGCGTTCGGAAACCGTCTGGCCGTGACCGCTTCGCGGCCGATCGTGGGTGAAGTCAGCGTGGACGCGACGGAGGTCCTTCCAATACCGACCGAAGGCCGGCCTGCGGACTACCGCGGTGCAGTGGGACGCTACGAAATCGTTTCGCACGCGACTCCGACGACCGTTGATGCGGGTGACCCGATCACTCTAAATATCGGCATCTTGGGCACCGGGCCTATGGAGTTGGTGCAAGCACCGCCACTCTACGAGTTGCCCGAACTAACCGCGGACTTCAAAGTCGCCGATGAGTCGTTGGCGGGATTCGTGCAAGATGACACCAAGGTGTTCTCGACCACGATTCGTCCGCGACGCGAGGGCATCCAGGAAATCCCACCGATTCGGTTTAGCTTCTTTGATCCTGATACGGAATCCTTTCAAACAGTAATGAGCGATCCGATTTCGATTACCGTGAATAAGTCTGAAATGTTAGCGCTCGATGCGATCGTCGGTAACGGCCGGAAGACTAAATCCGGCACAACGGGGCCGGTGGTAGATCCTGAACAGCCGGACTTCGCCAATCATAACGACGCTACGGTGGTTGTTTCACACGCTCCAGTAAAGCCTTGGAATTGGTTGTCGCTGTTCCTGATCGCGCCGCCAGTGGTTTGGTTAACACTTGCTATCCTAAAGTATCGCGACCTGATAGTCCGTCGTTTTCCAAGCTTCCGGTCGGCGAAGAATCGCTGTATGGCGGCGATCGAAAGGGGGCGGGATGTGGACGCGATTGCCGACGCCGTTGTAGCCTATGTCCTAGCGGAAGGGCGTAAATACTCCAGGACCACGATCGATGCACAGGCCGGTGATTCGCGTCGTGCTGCAAGAGAGATCGAAGCGGTCGGCCATCTGCGAACTGCTGGGTTGTACGACCTAGCGGGTGAAGTCGAATCGTTTTTGGCGGTTGCACGCAAGCCTTCGGGCAGCATGTCGGACACGACGGTTCGGGAGGATGCCCTACGCCAATCCGCTTTGGAATTGGTCGACCGTATCGACGCAGCTCGATCTGCACGGCAGGTGATGAATGTGCGTCGTTCAACTCCGCGACGGTTTAAAAAACGAGCATTAACGCAAACCGCCGCGATGCTATTGGCCTTCTCGGTGATCGGATGGGCGAGCGAAGCATCCGCCGCCGTTGCATTGTCCAGTACCCAAAAAACTACCATTCTCGCTGAAGCGGACGCAGCGTATACGGAGGGGTTGGAGATAGCAGAAACCGATTCTGCCGACGCCAAAGAATTGTTTGCAACGGCGATGACGAAGTACCAACTGTTGGTCGACAGCGATGTACGCAACGCGGACCTATTCATCAATCTTGGCAATGCTTCCATGCAATCCGGCAAGCTGGGGCTGGCGATCGCCAACTACGAAAAAGCGTTGCAGCTTGATCCCGGCAACAAACAAGCCCGCAAGAATCTGGCATTTGCCGACAAACTGGTAAGCGGAACAACGACATCCGATCAACCGCACGCCGAGTCGATGTTGACGTTGCCGGAAAACCTGCGTTCTGTCGCAAGGTGGGTGCTTGGGATCAGTTCCGTAGCCTTTTGGGGGCTGTTGATCTTGCGACTGGTATATCTTCAATTCCCGGTTTGGAAGTATGCAGTCGTGCCGCTCGCTCTTCTTCTCCTTTGCGGTGGGGCACTATTCTGGTCGCCAGCCCAAACGCAACCATCGTTTAATGCCATCATCGTGGCCGGTAACGTCAGCCTGCGTTCAGGGGACGGAGCGGGGTTTGATCCGGTCACCACGATCGAGGAAGCCCAGGGCCATCGCGTTGAGAGGCTGGCTACGCGAGGGGATTGGGCACAGGTCAAGACCGCCGACGGTCATATCGGCTGGATATTGCGCAAGGACATCGCATCGCTTGATGAAGGAAGTCCCGCTGTCTGA
- a CDS encoding tetratricopeptide repeat protein produces MNIKRIKLALLIAATASPVFASEEDTARQINAANTLVREGDFDNAIAEYQSATAASGDLKYRLDYNLGVAQYRKGEIAAAKEQFMQASASSDTPLAAAARYNLGNCFYADAVASAEQDKPAAIEALTQAIDHYRGSLSGDPNHTDARANIELAGQLLKKLQEEQQQQEQQQPQQEQQQDEQQQDKQEQDKQDQQQQDEQQQDQQEQDKQDQQQQDQQQKQEQSKQEQQDQQQQGQQDKQDQQQQDQQKNEGQPSEQDQSKQDQKGQQSEQEQADAEQQSQEDQASDGKPSKQEHAKPNESASDDAKPSEDATLGEENEEEAEQQEIPSGDLKPVGELDENQKPTGSVAMEDLNAEETPMSKEEALKMLQAVRDRDMLRRLRAEQIERRRHVPTDRDW; encoded by the coding sequence ATGAACATCAAACGAATCAAGCTTGCACTCCTGATCGCCGCGACCGCGTCGCCGGTATTCGCATCGGAAGAGGACACCGCTCGACAGATCAACGCTGCCAACACGCTTGTGCGAGAAGGTGACTTTGACAACGCGATCGCTGAATATCAATCTGCAACGGCGGCCTCGGGAGATTTGAAGTATAGGCTTGACTACAACCTTGGCGTTGCCCAGTACCGTAAGGGTGAGATTGCAGCGGCGAAAGAACAGTTCATGCAAGCGTCGGCTTCCTCCGACACGCCGCTGGCCGCGGCCGCTCGCTACAACCTCGGTAATTGCTTTTACGCCGATGCTGTCGCGTCAGCAGAACAGGACAAACCTGCCGCAATCGAAGCCTTGACGCAGGCCATCGATCACTACCGGGGCTCGTTATCCGGCGATCCGAATCATACCGACGCACGCGCCAACATCGAATTGGCCGGGCAATTGCTAAAGAAGTTGCAAGAGGAACAACAACAGCAAGAGCAGCAGCAACCGCAACAAGAACAGCAGCAAGACGAGCAACAGCAAGACAAGCAGGAGCAAGATAAGCAAGACCAGCAACAACAAGACGAGCAACAACAAGACCAGCAGGAGCAAGATAAGCAGGACCAGCAACAGCAGGATCAGCAACAGAAGCAAGAGCAAAGCAAGCAGGAACAACAGGACCAGCAACAGCAAGGACAGCAAGACAAGCAGGACCAACAACAGCAGGATCAACAGAAGAACGAAGGTCAACCTTCCGAACAGGACCAATCGAAACAAGATCAAAAAGGTCAGCAGAGCGAACAGGAGCAAGCCGATGCCGAGCAGCAATCCCAAGAAGATCAAGCTTCCGACGGGAAGCCATCAAAGCAAGAACATGCGAAACCGAATGAATCGGCTAGTGACGATGCAAAACCCTCGGAGGATGCCACGCTAGGCGAAGAGAATGAGGAGGAAGCTGAGCAACAAGAGATTCCTAGTGGTGATCTAAAACCGGTTGGTGAACTAGACGAAAATCAAAAACCAACGGGCAGTGTTGCGATGGAGGACCTGAATGCAGAGGAGACGCCGATGTCGAAAGAAGAAGCCCTGAAAATGCTGCAAGCCGTCCGCGACCGCGACATGCTGCGGCGACTAAGGGCCGAGCAGATTGAACGCAGAAGACACGTTCCCACTGACCGCGATTGGTAG
- a CDS encoding vWA domain-containing protein: MNDLQFGNPTSIYLLAVVVLGIGITAWAAISRRRAASQFMTDRQRSSGRPSKMSVKHWTSAILVCSSLALFAIALTDIRWGKEEREVPQKGIEVMFVLDVSRSMLAEDASPNRLDRAKTQIKDMVDEMAGDRVGLVSFAGDARQSVPLTSHYEDFKQTLDSVGPHTVRSGGSRLGDAITAAANGFLSKTNEHKAIVIFTDGEDQESDPVGVAKKLYADQGIRLFTVGLGDTDQGARVPEPEGGQGSYVQYNGQQVWSKMNGAILQQIAEETDGAYIPAGTQRVNMADVYHSYVANVPQGEFESATINAYIPRFQWFAVPALALLLLEVFIATAANRNQMTTKHPVAEVTKKMESIRNAA, translated from the coding sequence ATGAATGATTTGCAATTCGGAAACCCCACCAGTATTTACTTGCTTGCGGTTGTCGTGCTTGGGATCGGAATCACCGCTTGGGCGGCGATTTCGCGTCGTCGGGCCGCATCGCAGTTCATGACGGATAGACAACGATCGAGTGGACGTCCTTCCAAGATGTCGGTGAAACATTGGACCTCCGCGATCTTGGTTTGCAGCAGTCTCGCTTTGTTCGCGATTGCCTTGACCGACATTCGTTGGGGTAAGGAGGAACGCGAGGTTCCGCAGAAAGGTATTGAGGTCATGTTCGTGCTTGACGTTTCGCGTTCAATGTTGGCCGAAGACGCTTCACCGAATCGACTTGACCGGGCGAAGACGCAAATCAAAGACATGGTCGATGAGATGGCTGGCGACCGAGTCGGCCTGGTGTCGTTCGCCGGTGACGCTCGGCAATCGGTGCCGCTAACCAGTCACTACGAAGATTTTAAGCAGACGCTTGATTCCGTTGGCCCACATACGGTTCGCAGTGGCGGTTCACGCTTGGGGGATGCGATCACCGCAGCGGCAAACGGTTTCCTCAGTAAAACCAACGAACATAAAGCGATTGTGATCTTCACGGACGGCGAAGATCAAGAAAGCGATCCGGTTGGCGTCGCAAAAAAATTGTATGCCGATCAAGGTATCCGTCTTTTCACCGTTGGTTTAGGCGATACGGACCAAGGTGCTCGTGTGCCTGAACCGGAAGGGGGGCAGGGCAGTTACGTGCAATACAACGGCCAGCAAGTTTGGTCGAAGATGAACGGGGCGATATTGCAACAGATCGCGGAGGAAACCGATGGGGCATATATCCCCGCTGGGACACAAAGGGTCAATATGGCCGACGTCTATCACAGCTACGTTGCAAATGTTCCGCAAGGCGAATTCGAGTCTGCAACGATCAATGCGTACATTCCACGCTTCCAGTGGTTCGCTGTACCCGCTTTGGCACTGTTGTTGCTTGAGGTGTTTATTGCCACGGCCGCTAATCGCAACCAGATGACAACCAAACATCCTGTTGCCGAAGTCACGAAGAAGATGGAATCCATACGCAACGCCGCCTAG